One Amycolatopsis sp. NBC_00355 genomic window carries:
- a CDS encoding neocarzinostatin apoprotein domain-containing protein — translation MRTRTRRIATVAAVVAGLTAVAAPAASAASPVHLIAAPTFALSANATVAAVVVGLPPNGTFWVGECGWVPTGCAGNPATVVEVHSDAHGIAVTTIVAQKKYVGNIGDGVDVTVDCATVRCTLGAYDVSVTALDRVDIHFR, via the coding sequence ATGCGCACGAGAACCCGAAGAATCGCCACCGTCGCCGCGGTGGTGGCCGGGCTGACGGCCGTGGCCGCGCCCGCCGCCTCGGCCGCGTCGCCGGTGCACCTGATCGCCGCGCCGACGTTCGCGTTGTCCGCCAACGCGACCGTCGCCGCGGTGGTCGTCGGGCTGCCGCCGAACGGCACGTTCTGGGTCGGCGAATGCGGCTGGGTGCCGACCGGCTGCGCCGGCAACCCGGCGACGGTGGTCGAAGTCCACAGTGACGCCCACGGTATCGCGGTCACGACGATCGTGGCCCAGAAGAAGTACGTCGGCAACATCGGTGACGGTGTCGACGTGACGGTGGACTGCGCGACGGTGCGATGCACGCTGGGCGCGTACGACGTTTCCGTCACGGCGCTCGACCGCGTCGACATCCACTTCCGCTGA
- a CDS encoding cation:proton antiporter, with translation MHLAAPVAPIAPHPLLLFLLGLLVLLTLAKLLGRLAERFGLPSVVGELVTGMLLGPSLLGHLAPGFMNWLMPTQPPEQIHLLDGVGQFAVLLLVGITGTHLDTRILRRQGRTAATVSLVGLLVPLALGIGLGFVLPGSLLGSSGSSRWVFALFIGVAMCVTAIPVIAKTLTDMKLLHRNIGQLTLAAGMVDDAVGWLLLSVVSAAATVGVSAGVVSLSIGYLLGFIALAGTIGRVLVRKLMDLAAKREESGPVVAMAVIILLAFGATTQSLGMEPVFGAFVGGILIAQSRASQAKLAPLRTVVLSVLAPLFLATAGLRMDLTALAHPTTALAAAALLALAIVGKFAGAYGGARMSGLSKWEGLALGAGMNSRGVIEVIVALTGLRLGVLNTATYTMVVLVAIVTSVMAPPLLRVSMRRVARTEDEHLRMLDHEAWLGHSLSTPEPLRAAPETLRRDAA, from the coding sequence ATGCATCTTGCCGCCCCGGTGGCGCCGATCGCGCCCCATCCGTTGTTGTTGTTCTTGCTCGGCCTCCTGGTCCTGCTGACCCTGGCCAAGCTGCTCGGCCGGCTCGCCGAGCGCTTCGGGCTGCCGTCGGTGGTCGGTGAGCTCGTCACCGGCATGCTGCTCGGCCCGTCGCTGCTGGGCCACCTCGCGCCCGGCTTCATGAACTGGCTGATGCCCACGCAGCCGCCCGAGCAGATCCACCTGCTCGACGGGGTCGGGCAGTTCGCCGTGCTGCTGCTGGTCGGGATCACCGGCACCCACCTGGACACGCGCATCCTGCGCCGCCAGGGCAGGACCGCGGCCACCGTCAGCCTGGTCGGGCTGCTCGTGCCGCTGGCGCTGGGCATCGGGCTCGGGTTCGTCCTGCCCGGTTCCCTGCTCGGCAGCTCCGGCTCCAGCCGCTGGGTCTTCGCCCTGTTCATCGGCGTCGCGATGTGCGTCACCGCGATCCCGGTGATCGCCAAGACGCTCACCGACATGAAGCTGTTGCACCGCAACATCGGGCAGCTGACGCTCGCGGCCGGCATGGTCGACGACGCCGTCGGCTGGCTGCTGCTGTCGGTCGTCTCCGCGGCCGCGACGGTCGGCGTCAGCGCCGGCGTCGTCTCGCTGTCGATCGGTTACCTGCTCGGGTTCATCGCGCTCGCCGGGACGATCGGCCGCGTGCTCGTGCGCAAGCTGATGGACCTGGCCGCCAAGCGTGAGGAGTCGGGCCCGGTCGTCGCCATGGCGGTGATCATCCTGCTGGCCTTCGGCGCCACCACGCAGAGCCTCGGCATGGAGCCGGTGTTCGGCGCGTTCGTCGGCGGCATCCTGATCGCGCAGTCGCGGGCGTCGCAGGCGAAGCTCGCGCCGCTGCGCACGGTGGTGCTTTCCGTGCTGGCGCCGCTGTTCCTGGCCACGGCCGGGTTGCGGATGGACCTGACCGCGCTGGCGCACCCGACCACGGCCCTGGCCGCGGCGGCTCTGCTGGCGCTGGCGATCGTCGGCAAGTTCGCCGGCGCCTACGGCGGCGCGCGGATGAGCGGCCTGTCCAAGTGGGAGGGCCTCGCGCTCGGCGCGGGGATGAACTCCCGCGGTGTCATCGAGGTGATCGTGGCGCTGACCGGCCTGCGGCTCGGCGTGCTCAACACCGCCACCTACACGATGGTGGTGCTGGTCGCGATCGTGACGTCGGTGATGGCCCCGCCGCTGCTGCGGGTGTCGATGCGCCGGGTGGCCCGCACCGAGGACGAGCACCTGCGGATGCTGGACCACGAGGCGTGGCTGGGGCACTCACTGTCCACTCCGGAGCCGCTGCGGGCCGCGCCGGAAACCCTGCGGCGCGACGCCGCCTGA
- a CDS encoding carboxymuconolactone decarboxylase family protein: protein MSYLKSLPAETTLLQVFRSYPDPARHLLAFHETLLRGDSPFSPGEREMIAAYVSGLNACDYCHGIHTVTAEAFGIPEGVLTAAVADLASSPVDDKLKPVLAYVGKLTRTPSRMTDADAEAVFAAGWDEQALHDAVLVCALFNFMNRMVEGLGIKADAAYATESGERLAEGGYAGLAGML from the coding sequence ATGTCCTACCTGAAGTCGCTGCCGGCTGAAACGACGCTGCTCCAGGTTTTCCGGTCCTACCCGGATCCGGCGCGCCACCTGCTGGCGTTCCACGAAACGCTGCTGCGTGGAGATTCACCGTTCTCGCCGGGGGAGCGGGAAATGATCGCGGCCTACGTTTCGGGCCTCAACGCCTGCGACTACTGCCACGGCATCCACACCGTGACGGCGGAGGCGTTCGGGATCCCGGAAGGCGTCCTGACGGCCGCGGTGGCGGACCTGGCGTCGTCCCCGGTCGACGACAAGCTGAAGCCGGTGCTGGCCTACGTGGGCAAGCTGACGCGGACGCCGTCCCGGATGACCGACGCCGACGCCGAGGCGGTGTTCGCCGCGGGCTGGGACGAACAGGCCCTGCACGACGCCGTGCTCGTCTGCGCGTTGTTCAACTTCATGAACCGGATGGTCGAGGGCCTGGGCATCAAGGCCGACGCGGCGTACGCGACGGAGTCGGGCGAACGGCTGGCCGAGGGCGGGTACGCCGGCCTGGCCGGAATGCTCTGA
- a CDS encoding DUF6187 family protein, protein MSDEEPYDSRFTLPEIDAPPETEVGVILLGLEPDRLVAGLGFARLADDPALVTQAVDRARHGVFTADLAGLAAAGLAQWRMLRPLVDAVPGRPEAGALRQEWTNSAARVTNAVPEIGPAARAYLTACWIRRDEIDRLADRKEAPDVLPEVAAG, encoded by the coding sequence GTGTCTGACGAGGAGCCCTACGACTCGCGCTTCACCCTGCCCGAGATCGACGCCCCGCCGGAGACCGAGGTCGGCGTCATCCTGCTGGGCTTGGAGCCGGACCGGCTGGTCGCCGGGCTGGGCTTCGCCCGGCTGGCCGACGACCCGGCGCTGGTCACCCAGGCGGTCGACCGCGCCCGCCACGGCGTGTTCACCGCCGACCTGGCCGGGCTCGCCGCGGCCGGGCTGGCGCAGTGGCGGATGCTGCGGCCCCTGGTGGATGCCGTCCCGGGACGCCCGGAGGCGGGGGCGCTGCGCCAGGAGTGGACGAACTCGGCCGCCCGGGTGACGAACGCCGTGCCGGAGATCGGTCCGGCGGCGCGGGCGTACCTGACGGCCTGCTGGATCCGCCGGGACGAGATCGACCGGCTCGCCGACCGAAAGGAAGCTCCCGATGTCCTACCTGAAGTCGCTGCCGGCTGA
- a CDS encoding FAD-dependent oxidoreductase yields the protein MTSFIPGPHLLDSPRGRDWPRLPAAPAPGREPVPPRRADVVIVGAGPAGLAVASALWHHGVRDIVVFDRGGKPCGRFFDRVDLLGQRVLRSPYEHHPGVEGYRDCELLDFARLHWGRLTPVERREVRMSQAGHRSVVPLDVFEAYCDHLVDTHRIAEKTWRDTVRDVLPAATDVTVRADRATVTARHVVLCPGEERREAPVEWWGGGAAPPGVTYWDERVPPLGGRQVVVGAGLTSAHLITNALAAGREVHWVVREPGERYQCADVNSKFFRPEGRARIGSVGWSDRLGLMAEFRRASIMFEFRPQLERAEAEGRLVVHRGDAITSVAAGAGGTAVLRLAGGRRVSGDSAVLALGTTPETGRGLLPEEVVGERDGWPELDERTLTYAYAPLVSVVGAAAGMVLGPAARNIDGHRVATARVAGAIARSLRGDAPAGTPARAKVGAGV from the coding sequence ATGACCAGCTTCATCCCCGGGCCGCACCTGCTCGACTCGCCCCGGGGCCGGGACTGGCCGCGGCTGCCGGCGGCGCCCGCGCCCGGTCGCGAGCCGGTACCGCCGCGGCGGGCCGACGTCGTGATCGTGGGGGCGGGCCCGGCCGGGCTGGCCGTGGCCTCGGCGTTGTGGCACCACGGGGTGCGTGACATCGTCGTGTTCGACCGCGGCGGGAAGCCGTGCGGCCGGTTCTTCGACCGCGTCGACCTGCTCGGGCAGCGTGTGCTGCGCTCGCCCTACGAGCACCACCCCGGGGTCGAGGGGTACCGCGACTGCGAGCTGCTGGACTTCGCCCGGCTGCACTGGGGCCGGCTGACGCCGGTCGAGCGCCGCGAGGTCCGGATGTCGCAGGCCGGGCACCGCTCGGTCGTGCCGCTCGACGTCTTCGAGGCCTACTGCGACCACCTGGTCGACACCCACCGGATCGCGGAGAAGACCTGGCGGGACACCGTCCGGGACGTCCTCCCGGCGGCCACCGACGTCACCGTGCGGGCGGACCGGGCCACGGTCACCGCGCGCCACGTCGTGCTCTGTCCCGGCGAGGAGCGGCGCGAGGCGCCCGTGGAGTGGTGGGGTGGCGGCGCCGCCCCACCGGGGGTCACCTACTGGGACGAACGGGTGCCGCCGCTCGGCGGGCGCCAGGTCGTCGTCGGCGCCGGGCTGACCTCGGCGCACTTGATCACGAACGCCCTCGCGGCCGGCCGCGAGGTGCACTGGGTGGTCCGCGAGCCCGGCGAGCGCTACCAGTGCGCCGACGTCAACTCCAAGTTCTTCCGGCCCGAGGGCCGGGCCCGGATCGGCAGCGTCGGCTGGTCCGACCGGCTGGGGCTGATGGCCGAGTTCCGGCGCGCGTCGATCATGTTCGAGTTCCGTCCGCAGCTGGAGCGGGCCGAGGCCGAGGGACGCCTGGTCGTGCACCGCGGCGACGCGATCACCTCGGTGGCGGCCGGGGCCGGCGGCACGGCGGTGCTGCGGCTGGCCGGCGGACGGCGGGTGAGCGGCGACAGCGCGGTGCTGGCGCTGGGCACGACGCCGGAGACCGGGCGCGGGCTGCTGCCCGAGGAGGTCGTCGGCGAGCGGGACGGCTGGCCGGAACTCGACGAACGCACCCTGACCTACGCGTACGCGCCGCTGGTGTCCGTGGTCGGCGCGGCCGCGGGCATGGTGCTCGGGCCGGCCGCCCGCAACATCGACGGCCACCGCGTCGCCACCGCCCGCGTCGCCGGCGCGATCGCCCGCAGCCTGCGCGGGGACGCCCCGGCCGGGACCCCGGCCCGCGCCAAGGTGGGCGCCGGTGTCTGA
- a CDS encoding DUF6423 family protein codes for MAGVADVRRRVLMISGAIDTTDHDVSVSVNLPEPGRWQIIKSETNLTDQTWVAMQVVMDENSTFVNDPESLVMSRQFSKSFMTPDQRRLTFYGGEVRPGEAVLKVYEMETSARKPAYSYSRYSPIATDSLEQSEQTLEELVTNGMARRPMVELIVPVTVIG; via the coding sequence ATGGCCGGGGTCGCCGACGTCCGCCGCCGGGTGCTGATGATCTCGGGCGCCATCGACACGACCGACCACGACGTCTCGGTCAGCGTCAACCTGCCGGAGCCGGGCCGCTGGCAGATCATCAAGTCCGAGACCAACCTGACCGACCAGACGTGGGTCGCGATGCAGGTCGTGATGGACGAGAACTCGACGTTCGTCAACGACCCCGAGTCGCTCGTGATGTCGCGGCAGTTCTCCAAGTCGTTCATGACGCCCGACCAGCGCCGGCTGACCTTCTACGGCGGCGAGGTGCGGCCCGGCGAGGCCGTGCTGAAGGTCTACGAGATGGAGACCAGCGCCCGCAAGCCCGCCTACTCCTACTCGCGCTACAGCCCGATCGCGACCGACAGCCTGGAGCAGTCGGAGCAGACGCTCGAGGAGCTCGTCACCAACGGGATGGCGCGGCGGCCGATGGTCGAGCTGATCGTCCCGGTCACCGTGATCGGCTGA
- a CDS encoding DUF6235 family protein, whose protein sequence is MAMRLQLVAGLEVLEEWADSATQAERNVLYEALFAIGDGSVFLIYDVFGDPDDIFNFIVMVKADLMVKISVQRAESAFEILYVGSLDDDASAVVTEIAAEVEVEVDVDDG, encoded by the coding sequence ATGGCTATGCGCCTCCAGCTCGTTGCGGGTCTCGAGGTGCTCGAGGAATGGGCGGACTCGGCGACCCAGGCCGAGCGGAACGTCCTTTACGAGGCATTGTTCGCGATCGGCGACGGCTCGGTTTTTCTCATTTACGACGTATTCGGTGACCCGGACGACATTTTCAATTTCATCGTCATGGTGAAAGCCGATCTGATGGTGAAGATCTCCGTCCAGCGGGCCGAGTCCGCGTTCGAGATCCTCTACGTCGGCAGCCTGGACGACGACGCGTCGGCGGTGGTCACCGAGATCGCGGCCGAGGTCGAGGTCGAGGTGGACGTCGACGACGGCTGA
- a CDS encoding acyl-CoA carboxylase epsilon subunit encodes MGPTDPTAPGIRVVRGLPDDAELAALIAALLAASAAPAEAPARSPWADPAFRRDAPLAARQGAWRLSGLPR; translated from the coding sequence ATGGGGCCAACCGACCCGACCGCGCCCGGCATCCGGGTGGTCCGCGGCCTACCGGACGACGCCGAGCTGGCGGCCCTGATCGCCGCCCTCCTCGCGGCGTCGGCGGCGCCTGCCGAGGCCCCCGCGCGGTCGCCCTGGGCGGACCCGGCCTTCCGCCGGGACGCACCCCTGGCGGCCCGCCAGGGCGCCTGGCGGCTGTCGGGGCTGCCCCGCTGA
- a CDS encoding acyl-CoA carboxylase subunit beta has protein sequence MPLLRKRRDELAAHVADGRLDAVRRQHSLGKFTARERLALLLDEDSFTELEPYRRHQSRGLGLEDNRPYTDGVVAGSGTIDGRRVFVYAQDFTLFGGSLGEAHAAKIHKVLDLAVATGSPVIALNDSGGARIQEGVMALNGYGGIFRRQVEASGVIPQISVILGPCAGGAAYSPALADFTFMVRDTGWMFLTGPDVVESVTGRRVTADELGGADTHGRHSGVATVVHDDEESCLADVRYLVSLLPRNYLEPAPATRETGATADWRPRLAELVPAEPNRPYDMRDVFSEIADDGEFFALHETWAPNVLCALARVDGRVVGLVGNQPAVLAGVLDGPASQKAARFVRFCDAFGIPLVTLVDVPGFLPGVEEERGGIIRQGAQLLHAYCEATVPRIQVILRKAYGGAYIVMDSRSIGCDLSLAWPTNEIAVMGAEGAVNVLFRRDLAAAADPAELRARLVREYVAEYLDPQYAAERGLVDDVIDPADTRGAIARGLAMLQDKRKPGPQRKHGNHPI, from the coding sequence ATGCCGTTGCTGCGCAAGCGGCGCGACGAACTGGCCGCGCACGTGGCCGACGGCAGGCTCGACGCCGTCCGGCGGCAGCACTCCCTCGGCAAGTTCACCGCCCGCGAGCGGCTGGCCCTGCTGCTGGACGAAGACTCCTTCACCGAGCTCGAGCCCTACCGGCGCCACCAGTCCCGCGGGCTCGGGCTCGAGGACAACCGCCCGTACACCGACGGCGTGGTCGCCGGTTCGGGCACGATCGACGGCCGCCGGGTGTTCGTCTACGCCCAGGACTTCACGCTGTTCGGCGGTTCGCTCGGCGAGGCGCACGCGGCGAAGATCCACAAGGTGCTGGACCTGGCCGTGGCCACCGGTTCCCCGGTGATCGCGCTCAACGACAGCGGCGGCGCGCGCATCCAGGAAGGCGTGATGGCGCTCAACGGCTACGGCGGTATCTTCCGCCGTCAGGTCGAGGCGTCCGGGGTGATCCCGCAGATCAGCGTCATCCTCGGCCCGTGCGCCGGCGGCGCGGCGTATTCGCCCGCCCTGGCCGATTTCACGTTCATGGTGCGCGACACCGGCTGGATGTTCCTCACCGGCCCGGACGTCGTCGAATCGGTGACCGGGCGGCGGGTCACCGCCGACGAGCTCGGCGGCGCCGACACCCACGGCCGGCACTCCGGCGTGGCCACCGTCGTGCACGACGACGAGGAGAGCTGCCTGGCCGACGTCCGGTACCTCGTTTCGCTGCTGCCGCGCAACTACCTCGAGCCGGCCCCGGCCACGCGCGAAACCGGCGCCACGGCCGACTGGCGGCCGCGGCTGGCCGAACTGGTGCCCGCCGAGCCGAACCGGCCCTACGACATGCGAGACGTCTTCTCGGAGATCGCCGACGACGGCGAGTTCTTCGCCCTGCACGAAACCTGGGCGCCGAACGTGCTGTGCGCGCTGGCCCGCGTCGACGGCCGCGTCGTCGGCCTGGTCGGCAACCAGCCCGCCGTGCTGGCCGGCGTGCTCGACGGCCCGGCCTCCCAGAAGGCGGCGCGGTTCGTGCGGTTCTGCGACGCCTTCGGCATCCCGCTGGTCACCCTGGTCGACGTGCCCGGCTTCCTGCCCGGCGTCGAAGAGGAGCGCGGCGGCATCATCCGCCAGGGCGCGCAGCTGCTGCACGCCTACTGCGAGGCCACGGTGCCGCGGATCCAGGTCATCCTGCGCAAGGCCTACGGCGGCGCGTACATCGTGATGGACTCCCGGTCGATCGGCTGCGACCTGTCCCTGGCCTGGCCGACCAACGAGATCGCCGTCATGGGCGCGGAAGGGGCGGTCAACGTCCTGTTCCGCCGCGACCTCGCCGCCGCGGCCGACCCGGCCGAGCTGCGCGCCCGGCTGGTCCGCGAGTACGTCGCCGAGTACCTGGACCCCCAGTACGCGGCCGAGCGAGGCCTGGTCGACGACGTCATCGACCCGGCCGACACCCGCGGCGCGATCGCCCGCGGGCTCGCCATGCTGCAGGACAAGCGCAAGCCCGGCCCGCAGCGCAAGCACGGCAACCACCCGATCTGA
- a CDS encoding DUF6222 family protein codes for MTAHEETEGTARPFRLVREPIAAPAAVQATPEPAPEPPPVVARPMPRLGRGIVWSTIVAEIEQDHQERLGRLRDAA; via the coding sequence ATGACCGCGCACGAGGAGACCGAAGGCACCGCTCGCCCGTTCCGGCTCGTCCGGGAACCGATCGCCGCGCCGGCCGCCGTCCAGGCGACGCCGGAGCCCGCTCCGGAGCCGCCGCCGGTGGTGGCCCGCCCGATGCCGCGTCTCGGCCGCGGCATCGTCTGGAGCACCATCGTCGCCGAGATCGAGCAGGACCACCAGGAGCGCCTCGGCCGCCTTCGGGACGCGGCGTGA
- a CDS encoding NAD-dependent epimerase/dehydratase family protein — protein sequence MTGGTGFLGAHTVAALLRHGHRVRVLARDPARVPAALVPLGVAPGAVEVVRGDVTDPAAAARLVSDVDGLLHAAGVYTFDPRRRTELRRVNEHGTDVVLGAARRARISRIVHVSTVGALYPAAAGTIGPGSPAGASREPYLASKTAAETIARRHGATITRPPALLGPHDPHLGDQNARLRDLLRGLTPIWPTGGLPIGDVRDSAELHARLFDGVAAAGREYFGPGTFVTTREYLATVRAVTGLRLPAVFLPPAALSGVGRTADVLQRIWPRPVPVQYGAIHVCAVAVPVEAGAPDAGVAPRPLAETVADTVNWLAESGALRARRAGAAFARESALRRRGAPEAGDTAAGGAGPAAPPTSAPSTVPAAGSGTTGSGPIGKAVA from the coding sequence GTGACCGGGGGGACCGGTTTCCTCGGTGCGCACACCGTGGCGGCGTTGCTGCGCCACGGGCACCGGGTGCGGGTGCTGGCGCGGGATCCCGCGCGGGTGCCGGCCGCGCTCGTCCCGCTCGGCGTCGCGCCCGGCGCGGTCGAGGTCGTCCGGGGGGACGTCACCGACCCGGCCGCCGCCGCCCGGCTCGTGTCCGATGTGGACGGTCTGCTGCACGCCGCCGGCGTCTACACCTTCGACCCCCGGCGGCGCACCGAACTGCGGCGGGTTAACGAGCACGGCACCGACGTCGTGCTCGGGGCGGCCCGCCGCGCCCGCATCAGCCGGATCGTGCACGTGTCCACGGTCGGGGCCCTGTACCCCGCCGCGGCCGGCACGATCGGGCCGGGCTCCCCGGCCGGCGCGTCACGAGAGCCTTACCTGGCCTCGAAAACGGCCGCCGAGACGATCGCCCGCCGCCACGGCGCGACGATCACCCGGCCGCCGGCGCTGCTCGGCCCGCACGACCCGCACCTGGGCGACCAGAACGCCCGGCTGCGGGACCTGCTGCGCGGTTTGACACCGATCTGGCCGACGGGCGGCCTGCCGATCGGCGACGTCCGCGACAGCGCCGAACTGCACGCGCGCCTCTTCGACGGCGTCGCTGCCGCCGGCCGGGAGTACTTCGGCCCGGGCACGTTCGTGACGACGCGGGAGTACCTGGCGACCGTGCGGGCGGTCACCGGTCTCCGGCTCCCGGCGGTGTTCCTGCCGCCTGCCGCGCTTTCCGGCGTCGGCCGCACGGCCGACGTCCTCCAGCGGATCTGGCCGCGTCCGGTGCCCGTGCAGTACGGCGCGATCCACGTGTGCGCGGTCGCCGTCCCGGTCGAGGCGGGGGCCCCGGACGCCGGGGTGGCGCCCCGGCCGCTCGCGGAGACCGTGGCGGACACGGTGAACTGGCTGGCCGAGAGCGGCGCCCTCAGGGCGCGGCGGGCCGGCGCGGCTTTCGCACGGGAGAGCGCACTGCGTCGCCGGGGTGCGCCGGAAGCCGGGGACACCGCGGCGGGCGGCGCCGGCCCGGCCGCGCCGCCGACGTCAGCTCCTTCGACAGTCCCAGCAGCCGGATCCGGCACCACCGGGTCCGGACCGATCGGAAAGGCAGTGGCATGA
- a CDS encoding flavin reductase family protein has protein sequence MADAGETIDRTVLKRLPTPPGRRHLSTQTGLREVMAQFATGVTVLTAGGEDGHGMTANAFSSVSLEPPMVLCCVARAARMHDAIVSAGSYAVNILAADQQELSKYFADWRRPNGMAQFDSVNWTPGAKTGSPLLTGALAWLECELEAVYEGGDHSIFLGRVLTSSRGSGDDALVFYGGRYHEVDGRARAA, from the coding sequence GTGGCGGACGCCGGGGAAACCATCGACCGGACGGTGCTGAAGCGGCTGCCGACCCCGCCGGGCCGCCGGCACCTGTCCACCCAGACCGGGCTGCGCGAGGTGATGGCGCAGTTCGCCACCGGGGTCACGGTGCTCACGGCCGGGGGCGAGGACGGGCACGGGATGACGGCCAACGCCTTCTCCTCCGTGTCGCTCGAGCCGCCGATGGTGCTGTGCTGCGTGGCCCGGGCCGCCCGGATGCACGACGCCATCGTCAGCGCCGGCTCGTACGCCGTGAACATCCTCGCGGCCGACCAGCAGGAGCTGTCGAAGTACTTCGCCGACTGGCGCCGCCCCAACGGGATGGCGCAGTTCGACTCGGTGAACTGGACGCCGGGCGCGAAGACCGGGTCGCCGCTGCTGACCGGGGCGCTGGCCTGGCTCGAGTGCGAGCTCGAAGCCGTCTACGAGGGCGGTGACCACTCGATCTTCCTGGGCCGGGTGCTGACCTCGAGCCGGGGGTCGGGGGACGACGCCCTGGTGTTCTACGGCGGCCGCTACCACGAGGTCGACGGCCGCGCCCGCGCTGCTTGA
- a CDS encoding acyl-CoA thioesterase: MSDYYEIRHTVGFEETNLVGNVYYVNYVRWQGRCREMFLKEKAPAVLEEVRHDLKLFTLKVECEFFAEITAFDELSIRLRLEELTSTQIQFAFDYVHLHDDGERLVARGRQRIACMRGPNTETVPSRVPEQLREALAPYAVTTVNGKGA, encoded by the coding sequence ATGTCCGACTACTACGAGATCCGCCACACGGTCGGCTTCGAAGAGACCAACCTGGTGGGCAACGTCTACTACGTGAACTACGTGCGCTGGCAAGGCCGGTGCCGCGAGATGTTCCTGAAGGAGAAGGCGCCCGCGGTCCTCGAAGAGGTCCGGCACGACCTGAAGCTCTTCACCCTCAAGGTGGAGTGCGAGTTCTTCGCCGAGATCACCGCGTTCGACGAGCTGTCCATCCGGCTGCGGCTGGAGGAGCTGACCTCGACGCAGATCCAGTTCGCCTTCGACTACGTGCACCTGCACGACGACGGTGAGCGGCTGGTCGCCCGCGGCCGGCAGCGGATCGCCTGCATGCGCGGCCCCAACACGGAAACCGTGCCGTCGCGGGTGCCCGAGCAGCTGCGCGAAGCGCTGGCGCCCTACGCGGTGACGACGGTGAACGGCAAGGGAGCGTGA